One window of Rhizobium leguminosarum genomic DNA carries:
- a CDS encoding carbohydrate ABC transporter permease, whose product MANTGTLNTVAAGIDAVAPRLGEGPSGAKPRPALSSRNIMLYGTLTVAALYYLLPLYVMVVTSLKGMPEIRLGNIFSPPVEITFEPWVKAWAEACTGLNCDGLSRGFWNSVRITVPSVIISIAIASVNGYALANWRFKGSELFFSILIVGAFIPYQVMIYPIVIILREIGLYGTLSGLVIVHSIFGMPILTLLFRNYFVSLPEELFKAARVDGAGFWQIFLKIMVPMSLPIFVVAMILQVTGIWNDFLFGVVFTRPDTYPMTVQLNNIVNSVQGVKEYNVNMAATILTGLVPLIVYFVSGRLFVRGIAAGAVKG is encoded by the coding sequence GTGGCTAATACAGGAACTCTCAACACCGTTGCCGCCGGCATCGACGCTGTCGCACCGAGACTCGGTGAAGGCCCGAGCGGCGCGAAGCCGCGCCCGGCGCTGTCGTCGCGCAACATCATGCTCTACGGCACGCTGACTGTTGCGGCGCTTTATTATCTGCTGCCGCTCTACGTGATGGTCGTGACTTCGCTGAAGGGCATGCCGGAAATCCGGCTCGGCAACATTTTCTCGCCGCCGGTGGAGATCACCTTCGAACCCTGGGTGAAGGCCTGGGCGGAGGCCTGCACCGGGCTCAACTGCGATGGCCTGTCGCGCGGGTTCTGGAATTCGGTGCGCATCACGGTGCCGTCGGTCATCATCTCGATCGCCATCGCCTCGGTGAACGGCTATGCATTGGCAAACTGGCGCTTCAAGGGGTCCGAGCTGTTCTTCTCGATCCTCATCGTCGGGGCGTTCATTCCCTATCAGGTGATGATCTATCCGATCGTCATCATCCTTCGCGAAATCGGCCTTTACGGCACGCTGAGCGGCCTCGTCATCGTGCATTCGATCTTCGGCATGCCGATCCTGACGCTGCTGTTTCGCAATTATTTCGTGTCTTTGCCGGAAGAGCTGTTCAAGGCGGCACGCGTCGACGGCGCGGGTTTCTGGCAGATCTTCCTGAAGATCATGGTGCCGATGTCGTTGCCGATCTTCGTCGTCGCTATGATCCTGCAGGTGACCGGCATCTGGAACGACTTCCTATTCGGCGTCGTCTTCACCCGGCCGGACACCTATCCGATGACCGTGCAGCTCAACAACATCGTCAATTCCGTCCAGGGCGTGAAGGAATACAACGTCAACATGGCCGCGACGATCCTGACGGGTCTCGTGCCGTTGATCGTCTATTTCGTGTCGGGGCGGCTTTTCGTCCGTGGCATCGCCGCTGGCGCAGTGAAGGGTTGA
- a CDS encoding C39 family peptidase, with amino-acid sequence MQQSGVPYFSQWETPGMTLPVLAEGSQALLGDPLWRHSGAATIEEYARWAVNVCGMACLKMILAARGEIHPTLELARACTAYGGYVVNEIDASIKGLIYAPFVRFAADRFALSAETITGVEASAIPELLSMRRFFIASVHSGIRWPEQEPPLKGGHLVLVTAASDETIRFHNPSGHDEASQADVTLPLAVFDRFFANRGISVDT; translated from the coding sequence ATGCAGCAGAGCGGCGTGCCCTATTTCAGCCAATGGGAGACACCGGGCATGACGCTGCCGGTGCTTGCCGAGGGATCGCAGGCCCTGCTCGGCGATCCGCTCTGGCGCCATTCTGGCGCCGCGACAATCGAAGAATATGCGCGCTGGGCGGTCAATGTCTGCGGCATGGCCTGCTTGAAGATGATCCTTGCCGCCCGCGGCGAGATCCATCCGACCCTCGAACTTGCCCGCGCCTGCACGGCCTATGGCGGTTATGTCGTCAACGAGATCGATGCCTCGATCAAGGGGCTGATCTACGCACCCTTCGTCCGCTTCGCCGCCGACCGATTCGCGCTGAGTGCGGAGACGATAACAGGCGTCGAGGCATCGGCCATTCCGGAGCTTCTGTCGATGCGTCGCTTCTTCATCGCCTCGGTGCATTCGGGAATCCGCTGGCCGGAGCAAGAGCCGCCATTGAAGGGCGGCCATCTGGTGCTGGTGACGGCGGCAAGCGACGAGACGATCCGCTTCCACAATCCGTCCGGTCATGACGAGGCGAGCCAGGCTGATGTGACGCTGCCGCTTGCCGTCTTCGACCGCTTCTTCGCCAATCGCGGCATATCTGTCGACACCTGA
- a CDS encoding ABC transporter substrate-binding protein has product MKIRIMAAMLAASVALPFGAANATDLEVTHWWTSGGESAAVAELAKAFDATGNHWVDGAIAGSGGTARPIMISRITGGDPMGATQFNHGRQAEELVQAGLMRDLTDVATAEHWKDIIRPASLLDSCTIDGKIYCAPVNIHSWQWLWLSNAAFKKAGVEVPKNWDEFVASAPALEKAGIIPLAVGGQPWQATGAFDVLMVAVAGKDVFNKVFKDKDAEVAAGPEIAKVFKAADDARRMSKGSNVQDWNQATNLVITGKAGGQIMGDWAQGEFALAGQKAGADYTCLPGLGVNEIISTGGDAFYFPLLKDEEKSKAQAVLAKTLLDPKTQVAFNLKKGSLPVRGDVDLAAANDCMKKGLEILAKGNVIQGTDQLLSADSQKQKEDLFSEFFANPSMTPEDAQKRFAGIIASAD; this is encoded by the coding sequence ATGAAAATCCGTATTATGGCAGCCATGCTTGCCGCTTCGGTCGCGCTTCCGTTCGGAGCCGCCAACGCCACCGATCTCGAAGTCACGCATTGGTGGACATCAGGTGGCGAATCCGCCGCCGTCGCCGAGCTGGCAAAGGCATTCGACGCTACCGGCAACCACTGGGTCGACGGCGCAATCGCCGGTTCCGGCGGCACTGCCCGTCCGATCATGATCAGCCGCATCACCGGCGGCGACCCGATGGGCGCCACGCAGTTCAACCATGGCCGCCAGGCTGAGGAACTCGTCCAGGCCGGCCTCATGCGCGACCTGACCGACGTGGCGACCGCAGAGCACTGGAAGGATATCATTCGTCCGGCGAGCCTGCTCGATTCCTGCACCATCGACGGCAAGATCTATTGCGCGCCCGTCAACATCCACTCCTGGCAGTGGCTGTGGCTGTCGAATGCCGCCTTCAAGAAGGCCGGCGTCGAGGTTCCGAAGAATTGGGACGAGTTCGTCGCTTCCGCTCCGGCTCTCGAAAAGGCCGGCATCATTCCGCTCGCCGTCGGCGGTCAGCCGTGGCAGGCGACAGGCGCGTTCGACGTGCTGATGGTCGCGGTCGCCGGCAAGGATGTTTTCAACAAGGTCTTCAAGGACAAGGACGCGGAAGTTGCTGCCGGTCCTGAAATCGCCAAGGTCTTTAAGGCCGCCGACGATGCCCGCCGCATGTCCAAGGGCAGCAACGTTCAGGATTGGAACCAGGCGACCAACCTCGTCATCACGGGCAAGGCCGGTGGCCAGATCATGGGTGACTGGGCGCAGGGCGAATTCGCACTTGCCGGCCAGAAAGCAGGCGCCGACTATACCTGCCTGCCGGGCCTCGGCGTGAACGAGATCATCTCGACCGGCGGCGATGCCTTCTACTTCCCGCTGCTGAAGGATGAGGAAAAGTCCAAGGCGCAGGCCGTGCTTGCTAAGACCCTGCTCGATCCCAAGACCCAGGTTGCCTTCAACCTGAAGAAAGGCTCGCTGCCGGTTCGCGGCGACGTCGATCTCGCCGCCGCCAATGATTGCATGAAGAAGGGTCTCGAAATCCTGGCCAAGGGCAACGTGATCCAAGGCACCGACCAGTTGCTTTCGGCAGACAGCCAGAAGCAGAAGGAAGACCTCTTCTCCGAATTCTTCGCCAATCCGTCGATGACGCCTGAAGACGCTCAGAAGCGTTTTGCTGGGATCATCGCTTCGGCTGATTGA
- a CDS encoding carbohydrate ABC transporter permease, giving the protein MTGQAQAGRPIKLLRNLNAKIASIPMILTALVIFVGGTLWTVFYSFTNSKLLPRLSFVGIDQYERLWAAPRWVTAIENLALYGVLSLIFSLVIGFLLAALMDQKIRFENTFRTIFLYPFALSFIVTGLVWQWILNPDFGIQSVVRSLGWTSFTFNPLYTPEIVIYGILIAALWQGTGLVMCLMLAGLRGIDEDIWKAARVDGIPMWKTYLFIVIPMMRPVFITTIVIIASGIVKVYDLVVAQTSGGPGISSEVPAKYVYDYMFQAQNLGQGFAASTMMLVTVAIIIVPWAYLEFGGGRKRG; this is encoded by the coding sequence ATGACAGGTCAAGCGCAAGCAGGCCGGCCAATCAAGTTACTGCGCAATCTGAATGCCAAGATTGCGTCCATTCCGATGATCCTGACAGCGCTGGTGATTTTTGTCGGCGGCACGCTCTGGACCGTCTTTTATTCCTTCACCAATTCGAAGCTCCTTCCGCGATTGAGCTTCGTCGGGATTGATCAGTACGAGCGGCTTTGGGCCGCACCGCGCTGGGTAACGGCGATCGAGAATCTGGCTCTCTACGGCGTTCTTTCGCTGATCTTCAGCCTGGTCATCGGTTTCCTGCTTGCTGCGCTGATGGATCAGAAGATCCGTTTCGAAAATACGTTCCGCACAATTTTTCTCTACCCCTTCGCGCTGTCGTTCATCGTGACGGGCCTCGTCTGGCAGTGGATTCTGAACCCCGATTTCGGCATTCAGTCGGTTGTGCGTTCGCTCGGCTGGACGAGCTTCACATTCAATCCGCTCTATACGCCCGAAATCGTCATCTACGGCATCCTGATCGCGGCGTTATGGCAGGGAACGGGTCTGGTCATGTGCCTGATGCTTGCCGGCTTGCGCGGCATCGACGAGGACATCTGGAAAGCGGCGCGCGTCGACGGCATCCCGATGTGGAAGACCTATCTCTTCATCGTCATTCCGATGATGCGGCCGGTGTTCATCACGACGATCGTCATCATCGCTTCCGGTATCGTCAAGGTCTACGATCTCGTCGTCGCCCAGACATCTGGCGGTCCCGGCATCTCCTCGGAAGTGCCGGCAAAATATGTCTACGACTACATGTTCCAGGCACAGAACCTGGGGCAGGGCTTTGCCGCCTCGACGATGATGCTGGTGACGGTCGCGATCATTATCGTCCCGTGGGCCTATTTGGAATTCGGAGGAGGGCGCAAGCGTGGCTAA
- a CDS encoding beta-mannosidase, with protein sequence MTQHTPPSSLDLSGSWQLASVDGEIRTAIMLPGDVHTALHRASLIPDPYFGRNEEKVQWVAEREWAVERSFPLPEVDGDWYLDIDYLDTVASVHVNGFLALEADNSFRRYRLDVSSMLKSGDNVIRIVFASNIAVAAERQKKQPFYIPYSTGNSPIPDGNMLRKPQCHFGWDWNIAIAPFGLYGTIALKKLETARIEHVVTRQTHNFDGSVDLTVTATLYSKGPSVAQVYFDLDGERVRLDVGVHGETHVNHLFHIDNPRLWWPSGSGEQALYGLSVELPTDEVTKQIGLRTIELITTPDAAGSRFAFKVNGREIFCRGANWIPADALFSLSSPGKTEDLLQSAKAANMNMIRVWGGGFYEQDYFYDLCDRLGLMVWQDFMFACNLYPSTEDFLDNVTIEVGYQVRRLSSHPSIVLWCGDNELVGALTWFEVSRKDRDRYLVSYDRLNRTIEQAVKKALPGALWWPSSPASGYLDFGDAWHADGSGDMHYWSVWHENKSFDNYRSVRPRFCSEFGFQSYTSLPVIKTYAEEKDMNVASPVMELHQKNAGGNERIAGTMFRYFRFPKDFPNFVYLSQIQQGLAIKTAVEYWRSLKPHCMGTIYWQLNDTWPVASWSSLDYGGRWKAMHYLVKRFFQPVAVAAIPSDDGKTIRFSLVNDTLADVNVDLSISILTMKGERLNVRDVQTVCSPDAAVTAASIDITDIPQGTLLAWHFTASNGMGGEGHYIHGTYKALELEPSGLTVTHEYVEESGTIDINVTARGLALFVMIETETDGKYSDNAFDLAAGESRRITFTPARPLDRGALPEFRFYDLHSCQSAD encoded by the coding sequence GTGACGCAACATACGCCCCCCTCCAGCCTCGACCTTTCCGGTTCGTGGCAGCTCGCCTCCGTCGACGGCGAAATTCGCACCGCGATCATGCTGCCGGGCGACGTGCACACGGCGCTCCACCGCGCAAGCCTGATCCCCGATCCCTATTTCGGTCGCAACGAAGAAAAGGTGCAGTGGGTTGCCGAGCGTGAATGGGCGGTCGAGCGCAGCTTTCCGCTTCCGGAGGTCGACGGCGACTGGTATCTCGATATCGATTATCTCGACACGGTCGCCAGCGTCCACGTCAATGGCTTTCTGGCGCTCGAAGCCGACAACAGCTTCCGACGCTACCGGCTCGATGTCTCCAGCATGCTGAAATCGGGCGACAACGTCATCCGTATCGTCTTTGCCTCCAACATCGCCGTTGCCGCCGAGCGTCAGAAGAAGCAGCCCTTCTACATTCCCTACAGCACGGGCAATTCGCCGATTCCCGACGGCAACATGCTGCGCAAGCCGCAATGCCATTTCGGCTGGGACTGGAATATCGCCATTGCGCCGTTCGGCCTCTACGGCACGATCGCGCTGAAAAAACTCGAGACCGCGCGCATCGAGCATGTGGTCACCCGCCAAACTCATAATTTCGACGGTTCAGTCGATCTGACGGTGACGGCGACGCTCTATTCCAAGGGGCCAAGCGTTGCCCAGGTCTATTTCGATCTCGACGGCGAGCGGGTGCGGCTCGATGTCGGCGTCCATGGCGAGACCCATGTCAACCATCTCTTCCATATTGACAATCCGCGCCTATGGTGGCCATCGGGCAGCGGCGAGCAGGCGCTCTACGGGCTGTCCGTCGAATTGCCGACCGACGAGGTGACAAAGCAGATCGGCCTTCGCACCATCGAGCTGATCACCACGCCGGATGCGGCCGGCAGCCGCTTCGCCTTCAAGGTCAACGGCCGCGAAATCTTCTGCCGCGGCGCCAACTGGATTCCGGCCGACGCGCTGTTTTCGCTCTCTTCGCCTGGAAAGACCGAGGACCTGCTGCAATCGGCCAAGGCCGCCAACATGAACATGATCCGCGTCTGGGGTGGCGGCTTCTACGAGCAGGATTATTTCTACGATCTCTGCGACCGGCTGGGCCTGATGGTCTGGCAGGACTTCATGTTCGCCTGCAACCTTTACCCTTCGACTGAGGACTTTCTCGACAATGTGACGATCGAGGTCGGTTACCAGGTGCGGCGGCTCTCCTCGCACCCTTCGATCGTGCTTTGGTGCGGCGACAACGAGCTGGTCGGGGCACTCACCTGGTTCGAAGTGTCCCGCAAGGACCGCGACCGCTATCTCGTCTCCTACGACCGCCTCAACCGCACGATCGAGCAGGCGGTGAAGAAGGCGCTGCCCGGCGCCCTCTGGTGGCCGTCGAGCCCGGCTTCGGGCTATCTCGATTTCGGCGATGCCTGGCATGCGGACGGCTCCGGCGACATGCATTACTGGTCGGTCTGGCACGAGAACAAGTCGTTCGACAATTACCGTTCGGTGCGCCCGCGCTTCTGCTCGGAATTCGGTTTCCAGTCCTATACCTCACTGCCCGTCATCAAGACCTATGCCGAGGAGAAGGACATGAACGTCGCTTCCCCGGTCATGGAGCTGCACCAGAAGAATGCTGGCGGCAACGAGCGCATCGCCGGCACGATGTTCCGCTATTTCCGCTTCCCCAAGGATTTTCCGAACTTCGTCTATCTCTCGCAGATCCAGCAGGGGCTGGCGATCAAGACGGCGGTGGAATACTGGCGGTCGCTGAAGCCCCATTGCATGGGCACGATCTACTGGCAGCTCAACGACACCTGGCCGGTCGCCTCGTGGTCGAGCCTCGACTATGGCGGCCGCTGGAAGGCGATGCATTATCTCGTCAAGCGCTTCTTCCAGCCGGTCGCGGTCGCCGCCATTCCTTCCGACGACGGAAAGACGATCCGCTTCTCGCTGGTCAACGACACGCTTGCCGACGTCAATGTCGATCTTTCGATCTCGATCCTGACGATGAAGGGCGAGCGCCTGAACGTCAGGGATGTGCAGACCGTGTGCTCGCCGGATGCGGCGGTGACGGCGGCGAGCATCGACATCACCGATATTCCTCAGGGCACGCTGTTGGCCTGGCATTTCACCGCGTCGAACGGCATGGGCGGCGAGGGGCACTATATCCATGGCACCTACAAGGCGTTGGAATTGGAGCCTTCGGGCCTGACCGTTACCCACGAATATGTCGAGGAGAGCGGCACGATCGATATCAACGTCACCGCGAGGGGACTTGCGCTCTTCGTGATGATCGAGACCGAGACGGACGGCAAATATTCCGACAACGCCTTCGATCTTGCGGCCGGCGAGAGCCGCCGCATCACCTTTACTCCGGCACGGCCGCTCGATCGCGGCGCGCTTCCGGAGTTCCGGTTCTATGACCTGCATTCCTGCCAGTCGGCGGATTGA
- a CDS encoding class I SAM-dependent methyltransferase — MTDAKREHWDAVYRTKAADSVSWYQPMPEPSLRALDALQLPVTASLIDVGGGASSLVDRLVERGWSDLTVLDIAAPALDLAKARLGDESARVAWVIGDVTVWRPGRQYDVWHDRAVFHFLTEPEQRLAYRHALETGTATDSFVIVATFAPDGPERCSGLPVQRYDAAALAHEFSSAFALQRDWREEHTTPGGGRQSFQWCVFRRR; from the coding sequence ATGACGGACGCGAAGCGGGAGCACTGGGACGCGGTCTACCGCACGAAAGCTGCCGACAGCGTCAGCTGGTATCAGCCGATGCCCGAGCCTTCCTTGCGGGCGCTTGACGCGCTGCAACTGCCGGTCACGGCCTCGCTGATCGATGTCGGCGGCGGCGCATCGAGCCTTGTCGATCGTCTTGTCGAGCGCGGGTGGTCCGATCTCACCGTTCTCGACATCGCCGCGCCAGCGCTCGACCTCGCCAAGGCGCGGCTGGGGGACGAATCCGCTCGCGTTGCCTGGGTGATTGGTGATGTCACCGTGTGGCGACCAGGGCGTCAGTACGATGTGTGGCACGACCGCGCCGTCTTTCACTTCCTCACTGAACCCGAACAGCGGCTGGCTTATCGCCACGCGCTCGAAACCGGCACGGCGACGGACAGCTTCGTGATCGTCGCGACCTTCGCGCCCGACGGGCCGGAACGGTGCAGCGGCTTGCCGGTTCAGCGTTACGACGCGGCCGCCCTTGCACATGAATTCTCCTCCGCCTTCGCGCTTCAGCGCGACTGGCGCGAGGAGCACACGACACCCGGCGGCGGCCGGCAGTCGTTCCAATGGTGCGTCTTTCGCAGGCGTTGA
- a CDS encoding LacI family transcriptional regulator, with amino-acid sequence MENKGNFGQAVSTPAARERPTLKTIAFMTGLGVTTVSRALKDAPDIGAETKERVRMVARQLGYQPNRAGVRLRTGKTNVIALVLSIDEEIMGFSSQMVFGISEVLSGTPYHIVVTPHSHSKDPMLPVRYILDTGSADGVIISRIEPDDPRVRLLTERGMPFATHGRTDAGLTHPFHDFNNEAFAHQAVERLVKRGRRRIALLQPPSKLTYYAHIRIGFQTGLHDYGAEEVPLRINSDAPLADIRDVVEAMMRSENAPDGIVCSAGSAAIAVNAGIEAAGKALGRDLDMVSKQSVPILNWIRPEIITVQEDVRQAGREMAKAVIARIDGVEPELLQSISQPIWPENGR; translated from the coding sequence ATGGAAAACAAGGGAAATTTCGGGCAAGCGGTATCGACGCCGGCGGCGCGCGAGCGCCCGACGTTGAAGACGATCGCCTTCATGACCGGTCTCGGGGTGACGACGGTGTCGCGCGCGCTGAAGGATGCGCCCGACATCGGGGCGGAGACCAAGGAGCGGGTCCGCATGGTCGCCCGCCAACTCGGCTACCAGCCGAACAGGGCCGGTGTGCGCCTGCGCACTGGCAAGACCAACGTCATTGCCCTCGTCCTCAGCATCGATGAAGAGATCATGGGCTTTTCGAGCCAGATGGTCTTCGGCATCTCCGAGGTCCTGTCCGGCACGCCCTATCATATCGTAGTCACGCCGCATTCCCACAGCAAGGATCCGATGCTGCCGGTGCGCTATATCCTCGATACCGGCTCGGCCGACGGCGTCATTATCTCGCGCATCGAGCCTGACGATCCGCGCGTGCGGCTGCTGACCGAGCGCGGCATGCCCTTCGCCACCCATGGGCGCACCGATGCGGGTCTCACCCACCCTTTCCACGATTTTAACAACGAAGCCTTCGCCCACCAGGCGGTGGAACGGCTGGTCAAGCGCGGCCGACGCCGCATCGCCCTGTTGCAGCCGCCAAGCAAGCTCACCTATTACGCCCACATCCGCATCGGCTTCCAGACCGGCCTGCACGATTACGGCGCCGAGGAAGTGCCGCTACGTATCAACAGCGATGCGCCGCTTGCCGATATCCGCGACGTCGTCGAAGCGATGATGCGCTCGGAAAACGCCCCTGACGGCATCGTCTGTTCGGCCGGCAGCGCGGCGATTGCCGTCAATGCCGGCATCGAGGCTGCCGGCAAGGCGCTCGGCCGCGATCTCGACATGGTGTCGAAACAATCGGTGCCGATCCTGAACTGGATCCGCCCGGAGATCATCACTGTCCAGGAAGACGTGCGCCAAGCCGGCCGCGAAATGGCCAAAGCCGTCATCGCCCGCATCGACGGCGTCGAACCGGAACTGCTGCAGAGCATCAGCCAGCCGATCTGGCCGGAGAACGGCAGGTAA
- a CDS encoding D-alanine--D-alanine ligase family protein → MTLSPNRLRIAVLFGGRSAEHEVSVLSATNVMGALKPEKYDAVPVFVTREGQWLLSNFEDGVLATPSSGVEICLVPGGRGRMLAIPAHGASHELASIDILFPVLHGPHGEDGSVQGLAEVARVPLAGCGILGSATALDKDIAKRLLKAAGLPVARAVTIREDAAPSLVALEGELGLPLFIKPARQGSSVGVAKVHASQEFAGALAEAFRYDRVLLAEEFVRGREIEFSVLEDVAGELFVSRPGEIVPAESHGFYSYDAKYIDEVGAALKVPAELPEEVEAAMRDMTARAFRAVGCDGMARVDFFLTDDMRFLVNEINTIPGFTDISMYSKATAASGVGYAEIIDRLIDHGMARAGRTA, encoded by the coding sequence ATGACCCTTTCGCCAAACAGGTTGCGCATCGCCGTGCTCTTCGGCGGCCGCTCGGCCGAGCATGAGGTTTCCGTGCTCTCGGCAACCAATGTCATGGGCGCGCTCAAGCCCGAGAAATATGACGCCGTCCCTGTTTTCGTCACCCGCGAGGGACAATGGCTGCTCAGCAATTTCGAGGACGGCGTGCTGGCGACACCTTCATCAGGCGTCGAAATCTGCCTCGTGCCCGGCGGACGGGGCCGGATGCTGGCAATCCCGGCCCATGGCGCGTCGCATGAATTGGCAAGCATCGACATCCTGTTTCCCGTGCTGCACGGCCCGCATGGCGAAGACGGATCGGTGCAAGGTCTGGCAGAGGTGGCGCGCGTTCCACTCGCCGGCTGCGGCATCCTCGGCTCGGCCACAGCACTCGACAAGGATATCGCCAAGCGCCTGCTCAAGGCGGCGGGCCTGCCGGTGGCGCGCGCGGTGACGATTCGGGAGGACGCGGCTCCATCGCTTGTCGCGCTCGAAGGCGAACTCGGCCTGCCGCTCTTCATCAAGCCGGCGCGTCAGGGATCGTCGGTCGGGGTCGCCAAGGTCCATGCCAGCCAGGAATTTGCAGGCGCCCTTGCCGAGGCCTTCCGCTACGATCGCGTCCTACTTGCCGAGGAATTCGTGCGCGGCCGCGAGATCGAATTCAGCGTGCTGGAGGATGTGGCAGGGGAACTCTTCGTCTCCCGACCGGGCGAGATTGTGCCGGCGGAAAGTCACGGCTTCTACAGCTACGATGCCAAATATATCGACGAGGTGGGCGCGGCGCTGAAAGTCCCGGCCGAACTACCTGAGGAGGTCGAGGCTGCCATGCGCGACATGACCGCAAGAGCCTTCAGGGCCGTCGGCTGCGACGGCATGGCCCGCGTCGACTTCTTCCTGACGGATGACATGCGGTTCCTCGTCAATGAGATCAACACCATCCCGGGCTTTACCGACATCAGCATGTATTCCAAGGCGACGGCAGCAAGCGGCGTCGGCTACGCCGAGATCATCGACAGGCTCATCGATCACGGCATGGCGCGCGCCGGACGGACCGCCTGA
- a CDS encoding ABC transporter ATP-binding protein: protein MNMNSSVSNSSVSIKDLSLNFGSVSVLKDLNLDINDGEFLVLLGSSGCGKSTLLNCIAGLLDASEGQIFIKGKNVTWEEPKDRGIGMVFQSYALYPQMTVEKNLSFGLRVAKVPQAEIDKRVARASEILQIQPLLKRKPAELSGGQRQRVAIGRALVRDVDVFLFDEPLSNLDAKLRSELRVEIKRLHQSLKNTMIYVTHDQIEALTLADRIAIMKSGIIQQLDDPTTIYNKPRNLFVAGFIGSPSMNFLHGELVNSGDGIAFSANGVIFSLAAYDANETLQPGRKVVLGVRPEHIKVNENAGGEEHDATVDIEEPMGADNLLWLKHAGHTMSVRVNGARRFNVGAKVKLNFDMTVASVFDAESELRL from the coding sequence ATGAACATGAATTCAAGTGTCTCCAACTCAAGCGTCTCCATCAAGGATCTGTCGCTGAATTTCGGTTCGGTCAGCGTGCTCAAGGACCTGAATCTCGACATCAATGATGGCGAATTCCTGGTGCTGCTCGGCTCGTCCGGCTGCGGCAAGTCGACGTTGCTGAATTGCATTGCCGGCCTGCTCGACGCTTCGGAAGGGCAGATCTTCATCAAGGGCAAAAACGTCACCTGGGAAGAGCCGAAGGACCGTGGCATCGGCATGGTCTTTCAGTCCTATGCGCTTTATCCGCAGATGACAGTTGAAAAGAACCTCTCCTTCGGCCTCCGCGTCGCCAAGGTGCCGCAGGCCGAGATCGACAAGCGCGTGGCGCGTGCCTCCGAGATCCTGCAGATCCAGCCACTCTTGAAGCGCAAGCCGGCCGAGCTTTCCGGCGGCCAGCGCCAGCGCGTGGCGATCGGCCGGGCACTGGTGCGCGATGTCGACGTCTTCCTGTTCGACGAGCCGCTGTCCAACCTCGACGCCAAGCTGCGCTCGGAATTGCGCGTCGAAATCAAGCGCCTGCACCAGTCGCTGAAGAACACGATGATCTACGTCACGCACGACCAGATCGAGGCGCTGACACTCGCCGACCGTATCGCCATCATGAAGAGCGGCATCATCCAGCAGCTCGACGATCCGACGACGATCTACAACAAGCCGCGCAATCTCTTCGTCGCCGGCTTCATCGGCTCGCCGTCGATGAACTTCCTGCACGGCGAGTTGGTCAACTCAGGCGATGGCATTGCCTTTTCTGCCAACGGCGTCATTTTCTCGCTCGCTGCCTACGACGCCAATGAGACGCTGCAGCCCGGCCGCAAGGTGGTGCTCGGCGTTCGCCCAGAGCACATCAAGGTCAACGAGAACGCCGGCGGCGAAGAACATGACGCCACTGTCGATATCGAGGAGCCGATGGGCGCGGACAATCTTCTGTGGCTGAAACATGCCGGTCACACGATGTCGGTACGCGTCAACGGCGCGCGCCGCTTCAACGTCGGAGCCAAGGTGAAACTGAACTTCGACATGACGGTCGCCTCGGTCTTCGATGCCGAGAGCGAGTTGCGTCTTTAG